In Aedes albopictus strain Foshan chromosome 3, AalbF5, whole genome shotgun sequence, the genomic window acatcaacaggaatttcttattgaaaatgCTGAAAAGTTTTGGTGGAAATCCACgataagtcctggagaaatttctgactaGTTTTCCAAAACAAATACCGGAAAAACTTTTAGCTaacttttacacatttttttctgaaattttcacaaTTGATCTATGGGTTTTATCAGGGGTTCGCCATGGATGTAGCCTTATTTTAGTaagaaaatttctcaaataaattgaaactgaaactttttaaaataatctgTTTTAAATTCATGCTAGATTCCCTTTTAAAATTTTTTCAACAGTTTCGGTGTTCTCCGATTCGAGTGAGTCGTAAGCTGcctaagtaaaataaaattcaaaagttccaaaaatacgtctaaatttagaaaaaaaaatctttaattcttccaagatctccagagaaaattcttgattttttgactctgaaatttataaaattttggaGTTCCTCTAAAATTAAGCCGAGAATTTTCCCCAGGATTTTCGGTAGTTTTTCTAAAgcaattgcacaaaaaagttttggaggcaaaatttaaaatttcataaatagctGGACAAGTAACTGCAGTCTTTCTAAAAATAATCACAAACATTACATCTTGTCAGTATACAGTAATTTAAAGTCAGTATACAGTAATTTAAAATCAAATCCAGAGAAGTTTACTGCACTATTTTTTTTCTTACTTCACGTTTTTTTTCCGTTAAGCTAAATTTtgtggggcccctgaaatgtgggggcccggggccctgccccCCCTAAATCCGGCTCTGAGTACAGCGCAAGTTTCAAATCTATATTCACGTTGAGAAACAATTTTAATGGTGTTTTTcgcatagaaaaataaaaacataaaaaaggtGTAACTTGTGACAGAACTATTTTATTCAACAAATGTTTGAGCCCGATTCCGAGATCAGCACGTGATTATGAATGAAAAAAGTCCATGgcattcgttttattttgtaaaccagTGTAATCAACGACGACAGATAGCTGCCATCAAAATTGCCGTGAACCGCAGAATTACAAACCGTTTAGCTGCGATCCTCCTGTTAGATTGGAGAAAATCAACATCTTTCCAGATCAGTTGCAGTGCGACAGTCGATCGGGAgagttctttttattttttttagaatgtggATCGTAATCCTGGCTTGCATCGCTATTCTGAGCCTGGCGGCTATCTGGTCCATAGTGAAGAAGAATAGTTACCCGCAAACTATCGGTATTGTAGAACCGTGGTATCCACTGATTGGAAATGGATTGCTTTTTCTCGGACAGACAGacgtgaagaaatttcagaatttagAAAAGGTATGCAGTGCTGGAAAAGAGGatttgtttcgattgtatttagGTGAAAAAATAATATTCTACACGAATGATGTCAACATGGCTCAGAAAATCATGACCAATCCCAACTGCATGAATAGACCTTACATGTACGACTTTTTCAATCTCAATAAGGGATTGTTTGCGGCTAAAAGTAAatatgatttctttgagaatgttTGAATTAAGTGTATAATGTTTAGTATACTGTGGCAGCTCACCTCTGGAAAGGTCAACGGAAAGCGCTGAACCCTGCCTTCAACATGAAAATACTGGAGAGTTTCGTGCCGATTTTCTGTGACGCAACCAAGAATATGGTGCAGCGATTGGACGCCATCCCAGCGGGAGAAACGATCAATATTATGGAGCATCTGTTGAGGTGCACATTGGAAATGCTTTGCGCGACGACATTCGAATTCGATGTAAACGATTTTGCCAAAATCGATGAAATGTTACATGGCATGGAAAGGTAAATATGCATTATTAAGATATCTTTGAAAGAGTGAAGCTCTGTTACACGGTATTCTCACAATAGACGACATTTGATATACAAATGATACATAAAATGCAAACCTGATTAACACATTTGAACCCTCCTTACACTCATAcaaagggtataaataccgcttggaaccGACTTCAGTCCGACGAAATGAGCAAATATCAGTAATTTGTTATATCCTCAGTGTGCACAATGGTGAGCCTTTCGGCTTCTGTTGTTAATTCATTACTCTACATTGACATATTCGCCATTTAGCGACCCGCATGCGCCATGCCGAGCCAGTTAGCTCCTGTTTGTCAATTGTTgaatacagtcatgacccgctagttgggggcttaatagttgggtggctttttagttggggctccgttagttgagcagtcagccaactaaaaagcacctggatgtcataattcaatgtcaaactgaaaatgacaaccaatctgtaattccgaggggcgagctaatgagtttttggattCTTAAACATTACTGATAatggaaaagaatttctatttcatatttcttaaaaaaaaaacaatatgtacaattacttcgaaacaaatgcaaaacaacggcaatctttattttgtcgatcattgaaagcgtattatgcttgcattttggtccgggtggtttcataaacatctatattttcacttcaccgactaaaaatgggtgaaaataattatttctcgcattggccatttatgtatcttgcaaaatgtatcagttttgctctaaatgtaaaacaaattgaaaaaaaatactttttacttcaaacctaaacatgattgaaaaaaacaatgcgcacgccccttgtactgctgtcacttcacccaactagcgaatcgcattcgttggttgggtggaggttgtggctcaacgagcgggttccgactgtactaTCTTCGCCATTTAGCGAACTACCAGCACATGCCGAGCCCTTTGTCTCCCGTTAGTACGCCACACCAGTTAGCAATAAGCATCCGCGTTAAGCTCACTCTGTTCGGACATTCGCacattccggttggtggtagacttccggttcaccaggGCCGACGACCTTTAACTGGTACTACGCAACGGACTACTCGGTCAAGTTCCCGGTGGTGGATCAAGCCTATTCCGATCGCGACCCATCACACTTTGGTATTTCTGCCATCTCCGCTGCAGCGATGATATCATCTGCGTGACCGACTTCTTGACCGCATTCCATATTCTTTCGTCCTGACACGTTCTCGCTACAATGTTGTTGGAACTCAGGTTTCCAGCACCGCTCGCTAGCATGTCgccacgtacttcttcaaatcgtGGAGTCAAACATCACATGCTCCGCTGTCTCCTCGATGTTTGAGCATGTCGTGCAGAATGGGGTCTCTGCGTGGCCGAACCGATACAGATACTTcctgaagcatccatgacctgacagAAACTGGGTCACGAGGAAGTTCacttctccgtgttttctggacatccataaCGACACATCTGGGATTAGCCGGTGGGTCCGCCTTCCTTTCTCCACGTTATCCAACTCTTGCTGCTACTTAGCCAACGAATCCGCTCGGATCGTCTTTCTCGCGTCTTCCTCTGCCAGGGTGAGGGGAATGGGTACCATCCCagcgataatgcagactgcttctGACGATATCGCCCTGTACGCGCTTGCCACACGAACAGCCATGAGCCGAAACGTCCTCGTTAGCTTCGTTCGATTCCTGTTCAGCTTCTATGTATCGAGGAGGATACTCCCGCCATAAAACATCTCTTGCTACACCTTGGTACACCGATGTACGGCATAATCCGCGATACAGCATTGACGACTTTCGATGACTTCTCATAGGCGTAGTCGACGGGGCAGATGAAACTCAACCGGTCGCCCAGCATCACACCCAGGTATTTTAACGCACGCTTTGATAGGCTAACGTGTCCGCCGACACTTATATCGGACCGCTGAACAGCTTTACAGTTGCTGCTCACAACTATCTCTGTCTTATGGTGAGACAACGGCAGCTTCACTCCACTCATCCACAATTTCGACTCCTCCGGGTAATTCGAATTTTAACATTTCGTCATACATAGtattccacaacgttgggccgagtatggatCCCTGTAGCACACCCGCTGTGACTCATAACCGATGTCTTTGTCTCGTAGACTAAGACATTTTCGTGGTTTAACTATACCTTCGAAAGAGCCCGTCAACAATTACTTCCAGCTTGGCATTTCAGACACATTTCAGCTGATGTCGTTGGGCCCTTGATCTTTGCCATCACGACGCGATAGGCTTGTCCCCAGGGATTGGCGACACAGCTCCTTGCGTTCCTCTCTAATCACCTTAGACCTGTCTCTTTGAAGTCTTTTGGCTCTAAGACACGTAGGATCTTGAGCGTTTCATTCCACCAGTTGTATGCAATGGACGCTGGCGCAAGCGCCGCGGCGCGCCGGTGGGTATTCGGTTCAAGTGTCCTCGGCATAATAGCATACCATGCCCTCGCTACAACTTTCGTTAGATCCACAGCTGTCGGAGCGGGAGTGTCGCTGTCTGCCCGAGGTGCCTCTACAAAAAGGTCCTTGTCGAATTCCTTCGTTTTCCGCTTCCTTTCGCAAGTCCGCCGGGTGAACGACGAAGAGGAGATCCGCCGATTGATGGTACAGCCGGTTTTAACGGTACAGAGGCAAACGTACTGTTAGCCCGCTCGCCATTTCAAGTAGGTGTCATCCTTTATTCAGGGAACAGAACAGCACGAATGTCGCCATCCGATCCGTattccgttgtcgtttgcgttgaccagtatgtcATAATCAGGTTGCTACTGGCATCAATcctaatgtgccggttggcactccgggtgtaTGGGCTAAGGCAttttgaaagcggtaccaggttGCTAGTGCAGAGTTGATGCAGATGTTTGTAAATATGTATTATTATGGGTATTATGGGGATCCAACAGAGTACACTGTTGAACTCCCCCCACATTCTAGGCATCCactgcttgagctatctggaaactAGCAGCTCGAttactccccgaaggaagagctaaacggtggtaatccacacgaaaattttattttctctaGATGTTTCGTTACCGAGATATTTCACGAAGAGTGCTTGGAAGCACTCATTCccgagatatcttacgaagagtttaTAAGAACAATATTATTTGAATCTTTgtgatagggtcttgtaccatttggacaggtgtacctattttggcacttgtcgctatatcTAAGTCAATtataaaccgattgatttgaatttttgtacagagttacatactgtacgtgcctaactctatacagaaattcaaatcaatcggtttgaaattgacttagttatagcgacgataggccgtcccttattttgcaaaaattggaaatgttataagttcgttagtggaaaatgatcgttttagctaagaaatgatcttgtcaaaatttgaagtccatatctcaaggctaagtggtccctcaaggggcctaaagttatcaaaaatggtatgagaccaaaaaaacatgaaatttttttaacgaaaaaatacgctattctactaaaaccggtgattttaggaccctgaagggccaaaaatgtgcttagatttgcgatatctctactcgtttctgagttattgacaaaaaacaaccgaaaaatcagcctttttgaccatttttttagatcccggaggaaacctaccctattttgttcaataactcaaaaacgagtagagatatcgcaaatctaagcacatgtttggccctttagggtcctaaaatcaccggttttagtagataaGCGTATTTtcttgtcgaaaaaaaaatttcatgtttttttggtctcataccatttttgacaggCCCCTTGAggaaccacttagccttgagatgcggacttcaaattttgacacgatcatttcttagctaaaacgatcattttccactaacgaacttataacatttccaatttttgcaaaataagggacggcctaagcgacaagtgcccaaaataggtaaacctgcccaaatggtacaagaccctatatttgACAAAGTGGGTCTCAAGCTATTTCTCAGCCATTTGTCAACTGATTCAAGATCCAGTAAACAAAAGATACGATATTCCAGAGCATGTttgtcctgcggatgatcctaggtTAATTTCCGATGTTTACAACCTGCAAGCTGGTTTCAACAGTGTACGATTTAGTAAAGAAAAATTAGGATATGCCAGATTTTATATGTATACTAGATCGAAAGACAGGTCGAGTTTTTTAACGTAGAACTATAATGCGTAAAAAACTACTGAAGCAtgcatatttattttttttagttttttctaCTATGCAGCCAAAAGAATGTTGAAATTCCAATACCACTTAGACTTCATCTATCGCTGGACTAAAGACTACCGGGAACAAACAAGTGTGCATAAATTTATGCATACATATGGAATGCAGGTATCTATGCCACAAGAAATTACAAATCACAAAACCAGATAATAACATTTCATTCTAGATCTATAATAATGCAAACGAGAAGTACACTAAAGGTTTACTAACGAATGATCAAACCGAGGACGGCAATAACGAAGGTTTTCGAAAACCACAACTTTTTGTGAATCAAATATTCTCCAACACCTCGCGAAAGTTCACCCGAGAGGAAATTATCGAGAACATACTCACCATACTTGGCGCTGGGACGGATACCTCGGCCACCGAGGTTGCCTACGTCTTGCTGCAGTTGGCAATGTACCCGAGCTATCAGCAAAAAGTGTACGAGGAAATCATGAAAGTTTTTCCGGAAGCGGAACCACATATTACAACGGAATCTCTTAAGCGACTCCAGTACACGGAAATGGTAATGAACGAATGCTTCCGAATATATCCTGTAGCGCCGAACCTGTTGCGCGAAAACACTGAGGATGTCACGCTTTGTGGAGCACGGATCCCCAAAGGGTCCATTTTTGGAATAAGTATCTACACCATTCATCGGCGGAAAGACATATGGGGACCGGATGCCGACCGTTTCAACCCGGAGAGATTTTCACCA contains:
- the LOC109427103 gene encoding probable cytochrome P450 313a4, with protein sequence MWIVILACIAILSLAAIWSIVKKNSYPQTIGIVEPWYPLIGNGLLFLGQTDVKKFQNLEKVCSAGKEDLFRLYLGEKIIFYTNDVNMAQKIMTNPNCMNRPYMYDFFNLNKGLFAAKTHLWKGQRKALNPAFNMKILESFVPIFCDATKNMVQRLDAIPAGETINIMEHLLRCTLEMLCATTFEFDVNDFAKIDEMLHGMESFFYYAAKRMLKFQYHLDFIYRWTKDYREQTSVHKFMHTYGMQIYNNANEKYTKGLLTNDQTEDGNNEGFRKPQLFVNQIFSNTSRKFTREEIIENILTILGAGTDTSATEVAYVLLQLAMYPSYQQKVYEEIMKVFPEAEPHITTESLKRLQYTEMVMNECFRIYPVAPNLLRENTEDVTLCGARIPKGSIFGISIYTIHRRKDIWGPDADRFNPERFSPERSAGRHPFAFLAFSGGSRNCLGARYAMISMKIMLVYLMKKYHFKTKIREEDLRYRFEIILRLDGEHLVQIEKR